Proteins from one Mus pahari chromosome 10, PAHARI_EIJ_v1.1, whole genome shotgun sequence genomic window:
- the Zic4 gene encoding zinc finger protein ZIC 4 isoform X1 codes for MRLGRVCPRGPGKVRSPRHRFSCTLFVSTTGSSCGHHGPQLAASSNPSVFPGLHEQPPQASHSRPLNGLLRLGIPGDMYARSEPFAPGPMARSDTLATATALHGYGGMNLTMNLTAPHGPGAFFRYMRQPIKQELICKWLGDDSPMSPRPCSKTFSTMHELVTHVTVEHVGGPEQANHICFWEECPRQGKPFKAKYKLVNHIRVHTGEKPFPCPFPGCGKVFARSENLKIHKRTHTGEKPFRCEFEGCERRFANSSDRKKHSHVHTSDKPYMCKVRGCDKCYTHPSSLRKHMKVHGRSPPPSSGYDSAITSTLASPSLESGHEPSVACTAAVVMRGTDVSEWYVCSGAWTSGG; via the exons ATGCGGCTGGGCAGAGTGTGTCCCCGGGGTCCGGGGAAAGTGCGAAGCCCACGCCACCGCTTCTCATGCACGTTATTTGTCTCGACAACAGGTAGCAGCTGTGGACACCATGGGCCCCAGCTCGCCGCTTCTTCGAACCCCTCGGTGTTTCCGGGCCTTCACGAGCAGCCTCCTCAGGCCTCCCACAGCCGTCCTTTGAACGGACTCCTGCGTCTGGGGATCCCTGGAGACATGTATGCAAGGTCGGAACCTTTTGCACCAGGGCCTATGGCCCGCAGCGACACTCTGGCAACAGCCACAGCCCTGCACGGTTATGGCGGCATGAACCTGACCATGAACCTCACCGCACCCCATGGCCCTGGAGCCTTTTTCCGCTATATGCGCCAGCCCATCAAACAGGAGCTCATCTGCAAGTGGCTAGGGGATGACAGCCCGATGTCCCCGCGTCCCTGCTCCAAAACTTTCAGCACCATGCACGAGCTGGTTACGCACGTCACTGTGGAGCACGTCGGTGGCCCAGAGCAGGCTAACCACATTTGCTTCTGGGAGGAGTGTCCGCGACAGGGCAAGCCCTTCAAAGCCAAATACAAACTTGTAAATCACATCCGCGTGCACACGGGCGAGAAGCCCTTCCCTTGTCCTTTCCCAGGGTGTGGGAAGGTCTTTGCTAGATCAGAAAATCTCAAAATACACAAACGAACACATACAG GCGAGAAACCTTTCAGATGTGAGTTCGAGGGCTGTGAGCGGCGTTTCGCCAACAGCAGCGACCGCAAGAAGCATTCGCACGTGCACACGAGCGACAAGCCTTACATGTGCAAGGTGCGCGGGTGTGACAAGTGTTACACGCACCCCAGCTCTCTGCGAAAGCACATGAAAGTTCATGGTCGCTCGCCGCCACCCAGCTCTGGCTACGACTCCGCTATAACGTCTACTCTCGCGTCGCCCTCGTTAGAAAGCGGCCATGAGCCCTCAGTGGCTTGCACTGCGGCGGTGGTTATGCGTGGCACAGACGTGAGCGAATGGTACGTGTGTTCGGGCGCCTGGACCAGTGGTGGCTGA
- the Zic4 gene encoding zinc finger protein ZIC 4 isoform X3 translates to MKYKTSLVMRKRLRLYRNTLKESSSSCGHHGPQLAASSNPSVFPGLHEQPPQASHSRPLNGLLRLGIPGDMYARSEPFAPGPMARSDTLATATALHGYGGMNLTMNLTAPHGPGAFFRYMRQPIKQELICKWLGDDSPMSPRPCSKTFSTMHELVTHVTVEHVGGPEQANHICFWEECPRQGKPFKAKYKLVNHIRVHTGEKPFPCPFPGCGKVFARSENLKIHKRTHTGEKPFRCEFEGCERRFANSSDRKKHSHVHTSDKPYMCKVRGCDKCYTHPSSLRKHMKVHGRSPPPSSGYDSAITSTLASPSLESGHEPSVACTAAVVMRGTDVSE, encoded by the exons atgaaatacaagACTTCCCTGGTGATGCGGAAGCGGTTACGGCTGTACAGAAACACTCTGAAAGAATCAA GTAGCAGCTGTGGACACCATGGGCCCCAGCTCGCCGCTTCTTCGAACCCCTCGGTGTTTCCGGGCCTTCACGAGCAGCCTCCTCAGGCCTCCCACAGCCGTCCTTTGAACGGACTCCTGCGTCTGGGGATCCCTGGAGACATGTATGCAAGGTCGGAACCTTTTGCACCAGGGCCTATGGCCCGCAGCGACACTCTGGCAACAGCCACAGCCCTGCACGGTTATGGCGGCATGAACCTGACCATGAACCTCACCGCACCCCATGGCCCTGGAGCCTTTTTCCGCTATATGCGCCAGCCCATCAAACAGGAGCTCATCTGCAAGTGGCTAGGGGATGACAGCCCGATGTCCCCGCGTCCCTGCTCCAAAACTTTCAGCACCATGCACGAGCTGGTTACGCACGTCACTGTGGAGCACGTCGGTGGCCCAGAGCAGGCTAACCACATTTGCTTCTGGGAGGAGTGTCCGCGACAGGGCAAGCCCTTCAAAGCCAAATACAAACTTGTAAATCACATCCGCGTGCACACGGGCGAGAAGCCCTTCCCTTGTCCTTTCCCAGGGTGTGGGAAGGTCTTTGCTAGATCAGAAAATCTCAAAATACACAAACGAACACATACAG GCGAGAAACCTTTCAGATGTGAGTTCGAGGGCTGTGAGCGGCGTTTCGCCAACAGCAGCGACCGCAAGAAGCATTCGCACGTGCACACGAGCGACAAGCCTTACATGTGCAAGGTGCGCGGGTGTGACAAGTGTTACACGCACCCCAGCTCTCTGCGAAAGCACATGAAAGTTCATGGTCGCTCGCCGCCACCCAGCTCTGGCTACGACTCCGCTATAACGTCTACTCTCGCGTCGCCCTCGTTAGAAAGCGGCCATGAGCCCTCAGTGGCTTGCACTGCGGCGGTGGTTATGCGTGGCACAGACGTGAGCGAATG A
- the Zic4 gene encoding zinc finger protein ZIC 4 isoform X2: protein MRLGRVCPRGPGKVRSPRHRFSCTLFVSTTGSSCGHHGPQLAASSNPSVFPGLHEQPPQASHSRPLNGLLRLGIPGDMYARSEPFAPGPMARSDTLATATALHGYGGMNLTMNLTAPHGPGAFFRYMRQPIKQELICKWLGDDSPMSPRPCSKTFSTMHELVTHVTVEHVGGPEQANHICFWEECPRQGKPFKAKYKLVNHIRVHTGEKPFPCPFPGCGKVFARSENLKIHKRTHTGEKPFRCEFEGCERRFANSSDRKKHSHVHTSDKPYMCKVRGCDKCYTHPSSLRKHMKVHGRSPPPSSGYDSAITSTLASPSLESGHEPSVACTAAVVMRGTDVSE, encoded by the exons ATGCGGCTGGGCAGAGTGTGTCCCCGGGGTCCGGGGAAAGTGCGAAGCCCACGCCACCGCTTCTCATGCACGTTATTTGTCTCGACAACAGGTAGCAGCTGTGGACACCATGGGCCCCAGCTCGCCGCTTCTTCGAACCCCTCGGTGTTTCCGGGCCTTCACGAGCAGCCTCCTCAGGCCTCCCACAGCCGTCCTTTGAACGGACTCCTGCGTCTGGGGATCCCTGGAGACATGTATGCAAGGTCGGAACCTTTTGCACCAGGGCCTATGGCCCGCAGCGACACTCTGGCAACAGCCACAGCCCTGCACGGTTATGGCGGCATGAACCTGACCATGAACCTCACCGCACCCCATGGCCCTGGAGCCTTTTTCCGCTATATGCGCCAGCCCATCAAACAGGAGCTCATCTGCAAGTGGCTAGGGGATGACAGCCCGATGTCCCCGCGTCCCTGCTCCAAAACTTTCAGCACCATGCACGAGCTGGTTACGCACGTCACTGTGGAGCACGTCGGTGGCCCAGAGCAGGCTAACCACATTTGCTTCTGGGAGGAGTGTCCGCGACAGGGCAAGCCCTTCAAAGCCAAATACAAACTTGTAAATCACATCCGCGTGCACACGGGCGAGAAGCCCTTCCCTTGTCCTTTCCCAGGGTGTGGGAAGGTCTTTGCTAGATCAGAAAATCTCAAAATACACAAACGAACACATACAG GCGAGAAACCTTTCAGATGTGAGTTCGAGGGCTGTGAGCGGCGTTTCGCCAACAGCAGCGACCGCAAGAAGCATTCGCACGTGCACACGAGCGACAAGCCTTACATGTGCAAGGTGCGCGGGTGTGACAAGTGTTACACGCACCCCAGCTCTCTGCGAAAGCACATGAAAGTTCATGGTCGCTCGCCGCCACCCAGCTCTGGCTACGACTCCGCTATAACGTCTACTCTCGCGTCGCCCTCGTTAGAAAGCGGCCATGAGCCCTCAGTGGCTTGCACTGCGGCGGTGGTTATGCGTGGCACAGACGTGAGCGAATG A